A window of Drosophila subobscura isolate 14011-0131.10 chromosome E, UCBerk_Dsub_1.0, whole genome shotgun sequence contains these coding sequences:
- the LOC117890692 gene encoding mediator of RNA polymerase II transcription subunit 23 isoform X2: METQIIETVNDFLKVDSIDEAFVSVIVFKPFGEEDKAATFSNDLVAAFGNIAQEHREHVLRLYLLRAASASSYHMKVMMAALVKLVDAHVITAWMLCDKVLMCEKLDYEHKTFWIESFRIIKKVIMQVDYKGVREIMKVCRDKAQWFPLNVNVTYMPQLLAVEEILRFLFDRNNCLLPAYFVANEIMRPFPYHWKLNKLMTDFVEEFRTTAQMVSIIGHANMLPIVEHFGYADHMMNSWRLDHNTLKFNFKGSLPYEPELLEEQRPLLRYVLEQPYSREMVSQMLNLQKHQKQRYNALEEQLVNLIIHAMEMTEANDATAGSGFNSSDEQITPNEWVWLHLSSQLIYFVLFQFVSFMHIVLSLHEKLSKLELRKGRDQLMWILLQFISGSIQKNPITNFLPVFRLFDLLYPEQEPLKLPDINKSSMVRHMAPICVWIHLMKKARVENMNITRPLPIALKNHHDFLQHLVSPNTMMNMSLGNDFRIILVCNAYSTNQEYFGRPMGLLLEALNGTSKSPNGAQIPAVNFSVAVLDSLTVHSKMSLIHSFVTQMLKQAQTKGQVPAAALLETYARLLVYTEIESLGVKGFLSQLMPTVFKNHAWAMLHTLMEMFSYRLHHVPTHYRVQLLSLLHSLSSVPQTNKMQLNLCFESTGLRLITSIGSAEFQPQFSRYFNDKSPGAVASNESEELNRVLILTLARSMHVHGGGDEMQSWCKDFLANIMQHTPHSWSLQSLACFPPALNEYFTQNAQPPENKQQLKKSVEEEYRTWTSMTSENDIIAHFLRPTTNPLFLCLLFKIIWETESISPVAYKILEGISARALTTHLRKFCDYLVAEVASSSDGRDFIHKCVDTINHMIWKFNVVTIDRVVLCLALRTHEGNEAQVCFLIIQLLLLKASELRNRVQEFCKDNNPDHWKQSNWQDKHLSFHQKYPEKFALDESASHLALPVYFSNVCLRFLPVLDVVVHRFIELTIPNVHQILGFILDHLSILYKFHDRPITYLYNTLHYYERILRERPSLKKKLVSTITGAFSDIRPPNWSISEPYKVFLQSQDLLWTPELSYYMNLIKRLSETISGKNVFYTTDWRFNEFPNAPAHALYVTCVELLGLPVAPALVANNLIDVIVSGYAVIPQKEIHSYINAVGIVMAALPEPYWTGIYDRLKEMLNTPNMLNWTYRFNAFELFNFKTVREAMLEKSYAVVLAVAHSVFHHMGVFKLAAMTRHIKEKLKPCVHTEQQLLYLCHVFGPFMKRIELETPNAVAGIAILLYEILEVVDKHSGARPLQYVDQICDFLYHIKYIHVGNTIKNESEAIIKRLRPLLQMRLRFISYLNLEDIHTEKIAESNANSVTNQTQSPQQAQHQQQQQQHSNLCSSSNNPCSSSNR, encoded by the exons atggaaacgcAAATAATAGAGACCGTAAACGACTTTCTG AAAGTAGACTCCATCGACGAGGCCTTTGTGAGCGTCATTGTATTTAAGCCATTCGGCGAAGAGGACAAGGCAGCGACTTTCTCAAATGATTTGG TCGCGGCCTTTGGAAACATTGCGCAGGAGCATCGGGAGCATGTCCTGCGGCTGTACCTGCTGCGGGCCGCCAGCGCGTCCAGTTACCATATGAAAGTAATGATGGCCGCGCTGGTGAAGCTGGTGGATGCGCATGTAATAACAGCTTGGATGCTCTGCGACAAGGTGCTGATGTGTGAGAAACTCGACTACGAACACAAGACCTTTTGGATCGAAAGTTTTCGGATTATCAAGAAGGTGATCATGCAGGTGGACTACAAGGGAGTGCGCGAGATCATGAAGGTGTGCCGCGACAAGGCGCAGTGGTTCCCGCTCAACGTCAATGTGACCTACATGCCGCAACTCCTGGCCGTGGAGGAGATACTGCGTTTTCTGTTCGATCGTAATAattgcctgctgccagcttACTTCGTTGCCAACGAGATAATGCGTCCGTTTCCCTACCACTGGAAGCTGAACAAGCTGATGACCGACTTCGTGGAGGAATTCCGCACCACGGCACAAATGGTATCGATCATTGGGCACGCCAACATGCTGCCTATTGTGGAGCACTTTGGCTACGCCGATCACATGATGAACTCCTGGCGCCTCGACCACAACACCCTGAAGTTCAACTTTAAGGGCAGCCTGCCCTACGAGCCGGaactgctggaggagcagcggcccctgctgcgctatgtgctGGAGCAGCCGTACTCCCGCGAGATGGTCTCGCAAATGCTAAACCTGCAGAAGCACCAAAAGCAGCGCTACAATGccctggaggagcagctggtcAACCTGATCATCCATGCCATGGAGATGACTGAGGCAAATGACGCCACTGCGGGCAGTGGATTCAACTCCTCGGACGAGCAGATCACACCCAACGAGTGGGTCTGGCTGCATCTCTCCTCGCAGCTGATTTACTTTGTGCTCTTCCAGTTTGTCAGCTTTATGCACATTGTCCTGTCACTGCACGAGAAG CTTTCAAAGTTGGAGCTACGCAAGGGACGCGACCAGTTGATGTGGATCCTTCTGCAATTCATCTCTGGCAGCATTCAAAAGAATCCC ATTACCAACTTTCTGCCCGTCTTCCGGCTGTTCGATCTGCTCTATCCGGAGCAGGAGCCACTCAAGCTGCCGGACATTAACAAATCGTCCATGGTTCGCCACATGGCACCCATTTGCGTGTGGATCCATCTGATGAAGAAGGCTCGTGTGGAGAATATGAACATAACACGACCACTGCCCATTGCCCTGAAGAATCACCACGA cTTTCTGCAGCACTTGGTCTCGCCAAACACCATGATGAACATGTCGCTGGGCAACGATTTTCGAATCATTCTTGTGTGCAATGCGTACTCGACCAATCAGGAGTATTTCGGACGTCCTATGGGTCTGCTCCTGGAGGCACTCAATGGAACATCCAAGTCCCCCAATGGTGCCCAGATACCAGCCGTCAACTTTTCGGTGGCAGTGCTGGACAGCCTCACTGTGCACAGCAAAATGTCGCTGATCCACAGCTTCGTCACGCAAATGCTGAAGCAGGCCCAGACCAAGGGCCAAGTGCCTGCAGCGGCGTTGCTCGAGACATACGCGAGACTTTTGGTCTACACGGAAATCGAGTCGCTCGGCGTGAAGGGTTTTCTGA GCCAACTAATGCCCACGGTGTTCAAGAACCATGCCTGGGCCATGCTACACACTCTGATGGAAATGTTCTCATACCGATTGCACCATGTGCCCACACACTATCGGGTccagctgctgtcgctgctccaCTCGCTCTCTTCGGTGCCGCAGACCAACAAAATGCAGCTAAATCTATG CTTCGAATCGACCGGCCTGCGCCTGATTACCAGCATCGGATCGGCAGAGTTCCAGCCGCAGTTTTCGCGCTACTTCAACGACAAGTCGCCGGGAGCGGTGGCTTCCAACGAGAGCGAGGAGCTGAACCGTGTACTCATCCTGACGCTGGCCCGCTCCATGCATGTGCATGGTGGCGGTGACGAGATGCAGAGCTGGTGCAAAGACTTTCTGGCAAACATAATGCAGCACACGCCACATTCGTGGTCGCTGCAGTCGCTGGCCTGCTTCCCGCCAGCCCTGAACGAGTACTTCACACAGAACGCCCAGCCGCCGGagaacaagcagcagctgaaaaagtccgtggaggaggagtaccGCACATGGACCTCGATGACCAGCGAGAACGATATCATTGCGCACTTTCTGCGCCCAACTACCAATCCCCTATTCTTGTGCCTGCTCTTCAAGATCATTTGGGAGACGGAGAGCATCAGTCCGGTGGCCTACAA GATCCTGGAGGGCATCAGTGCCCGCGCACTGACAACGCATTTGCGTAAGTTCTGCGACTATCTGGTCGCAGAGGTGGCCAGCTCTTCGGATGGCCGTGACTTTATCCACAAGTGTGTGGACACGATCAACCACATGATCTGGAAGTTCAATGTGGTGACCATCGATCGCGTGGTGCTCTGCCTGGCCCTGCGCACCCACGAGGGCAATGAGGCGCAGGTCTGCTTCCTGAtcatccagctgctgctgctgaaagcCAGCGAGCTGCGCAACCGCGTGCAGGAATTCTGCAAGGACAACAATCCCGATCACTGGAAGCAGAGCAACTG GCAGGATAAGCATCTCTCCTTCCACCAGAAGTACCCAGAAAAGTTTGCCCTCGATGAGTCTGCCTCGCACCTGGCTCTTCCTGTGTACTTCAGCAATGTGTGCCTGCGCTTTCTGCCCGTGCTCGATGTGGTTGTGCATCGTTTCATTGAGCTCACCATTCCGAATGTTCACCAGATCTTGGGCTTCATTCTGGATCATCTGAGCATACTCTACAAGTTTCATG ATCGTCCCATCACATATCTGTACAACACGCTGCACTACTATGAGCGCATTCTGCGGGAGCGACCCTCGTTGAAGAAGAAGCTGGTGAGCACGATTACCGGCGCCTTCAGTGACATTCGGCCACCAAACTGGAGTATCAGTGAACCCTACAAGGTCTTTCTTCAGAGTCAAGACTTGCTCTGGACCCCAGAGCTGAGCTACTACATGAATTTAATCAAGCGACTGTCGGAGA CCATCAGCGGCAAGAATGTTTTCTACACCACGGACTGGCGCTTCAACGAGTTCCCCAATGCACCCGCTCATGCGTTGTATGTGACGTGTGTGGAGCTGTTGGGTCTACCAGTGGCCCCAGCTTTGGTGGCCAACAACCTAATCGACGTGATAGTCAGTGGCTATGCGGTGATACCGCAGAAGGAGATCCACAGCTACATCAATGCAGTGGGCATCGTGATGGCTGCCCTGCCAGAGCCCTACTGGACCGGCATCTATGATCGGCTGAAGGAAATGCTGAATACACCCAACATGCTGAACTGGACGTATCGCTTCAATGCCTTCGAGCTGTTCAACTTCAAGACGGTGCGCGAGGCGATGCTGGAAAAGAGCTACGCTGTGGTGCTGGCCGTGGCTCACTCGGTCTTCCATCACATGGGCGTCTTCAAGCTGGCGGCCATGACCAGACACATCAAGGAGAAGCTGAAGCCCTGCGTgcacacagagcagcagctgctgtatCTCTGCCATGTCTTTGGTCCCTTCATGAAACGCATCGAGCTAGAGACCCCAAATGCGGTGGCGGGCATCGCCATTCTGCTCTATGAGATACTGGAGGTTGTGGATAAGCATAGCGGTGCCAGGCCCCTGCAGTATGTGGATCAAATATGCGACTTTCT CTACCACATCAAGTACATTCATGTGGGGAACACCATCAAAAACGAATCGGAGGCAATCATTAAACGACTGCGACCACTGCTACAGATGCGCCTGCGCTTCATATCGTATCTGAATCTGGAGGATATTCACACAGAGAAGAT CGCTGAAAGCAATGCCAATTCAGTTACAAATCAAACACAGTCGCCGCAGCAAGctcaacaccaacagcagcagcagcagca cagcaacctatgcagcagcagcaacaacccatgcagcagcagcaacaggtga